One Pseudomonadota bacterium genomic region harbors:
- the sppA gene encoding signal peptide peptidase SppA, with product MVMDTQRLISRQRLKRRVRFWQALFVIAVAVAVYLVFAEKLVNDEAGDRIARLSVTGVIANDVDRDNAVRDLATDGAVKALVIRIDSPGGTFVGGEALYHAIAEVAEQKPVVAVMEGLATSAGYMVAVAGDHIVAREGTLTGSIGVIMQSANVVGLLESIGIEPEAIKSDPLKGQPSPFEETLPAARAWSQVIVDEMQTIFVGMVQTGRPNLDAEALSVLADGRVFTGRQAVDNGLIDAIGGEPDALAWLSDEHGVNGNLPVVDVTYGEDESWLVAMFKETGKSLLPEPLTLDGLVAVWQPDLH from the coding sequence ATGGTGATGGACACACAACGCCTGATCTCGCGCCAGCGGCTTAAACGCCGCGTCCGCTTCTGGCAGGCGCTGTTCGTGATTGCCGTTGCCGTGGCGGTTTACCTGGTCTTCGCCGAAAAACTGGTTAACGACGAGGCTGGCGACCGTATCGCGCGGCTGTCGGTGACCGGCGTGATCGCCAATGACGTCGATCGCGATAACGCGGTTCGCGACCTCGCGACCGACGGTGCGGTCAAGGCATTGGTCATCCGTATCGACAGCCCCGGCGGCACATTTGTCGGCGGCGAGGCGCTCTATCACGCAATCGCTGAAGTGGCCGAACAGAAGCCGGTGGTCGCGGTCATGGAAGGTCTTGCGACCAGCGCTGGCTACATGGTCGCCGTCGCCGGCGATCATATCGTCGCGCGCGAAGGCACATTGACCGGCTCGATCGGTGTCATCATGCAGTCGGCCAACGTGGTTGGCCTGCTGGAAAGCATCGGGATCGAGCCCGAGGCGATCAAGAGCGATCCGCTGAAGGGCCAACCGTCGCCGTTTGAGGAGACACTGCCGGCGGCCAGGGCCTGGTCCCAGGTCATCGTCGATGAAATGCAGACGATCTTTGTTGGCATGGTGCAGACGGGACGGCCTAATCTTGATGCCGAGGCGCTCTCGGTCCTCGCCGATGGCCGGGTCTTCACCGGCCGTCAGGCGGTCGACAACGGTTTGATCGACGCGATCGGCGGCGAGCCGGACGCGCTTGCCTGGCTCAGCGACGAACACGGTGTTAACGGCAACCTCCCGGTCGTCGACGTGACCTATGGCGAAGACGAGAGCTGGCTCGTCGCCATGTTCAAGGAAACTGGAAAAAGCCTGTTGCCAGAACCACTTACACTTGACGGTCTGGTTGCCGTCTGGCAACCTGACCTGCACTGA
- the aroA gene encoding 3-phosphoshikimate 1-carboxyvinyltransferase produces MNQPSPPPNTAIAAHPADGLSGVVAVPGDKSISHRALMLGGLAVGETVVRGLLEGEDVLATAEAMRAFGAEIGRDDGGVWRIWGRGVGGLKQPDDVIDLGNSGTGVRLLMGLAAGHPFASVFTGDASLRKRPMGRIARPLEAMGATFEGREGDRLPMTVKGSDFLMPITYETPVASAQIKSAVLLAGLHAPGETRVIETAASRDHTERMIRAFGGDVRVEPRDDGAFVITVTGQPELTPTAIAVPGDPSSAAFPLVAAALLPGAEVTVTGVGVNQLRKGLIVTLQEMGADLILENQREEGGEPVADVRIKGGDLAGVEVPAERAPTMIDEYPILAVAASAARGRTVMRGLEELRIKESDRLATMATGLKAAGVVVEELEDGLIIDGCAGRVPGGNNKPIATHLDHRIAMSFLILGLAAERPVTIDDPAPIATSFPDFLDLMTGLGARFEQ; encoded by the coding sequence ATGAACCAGCCATCGCCACCGCCGAATACAGCCATCGCGGCGCACCCCGCAGACGGCCTCTCGGGCGTCGTCGCCGTGCCCGGTGACAAGTCGATTTCACACCGCGCACTGATGCTGGGCGGCCTCGCGGTCGGCGAGACCGTGGTGAGGGGTCTGCTGGAAGGTGAGGACGTGCTGGCCACCGCCGAGGCTATGCGCGCCTTTGGCGCCGAGATCGGCCGCGACGATGGTGGTGTCTGGCGCATCTGGGGGCGCGGCGTGGGTGGGCTCAAGCAGCCCGATGACGTCATCGACCTCGGCAACTCCGGCACCGGCGTGCGCCTGCTGATGGGGCTCGCCGCCGGTCATCCGTTTGCGTCGGTCTTCACCGGTGACGCTTCGCTGCGCAAGCGACCGATGGGGCGCATCGCCCGACCGCTTGAGGCCATGGGCGCGACCTTCGAGGGCCGCGAAGGTGATCGCCTGCCCATGACGGTAAAGGGCAGCGACTTCCTGATGCCCATCACCTACGAGACGCCGGTTGCGTCCGCGCAGATCAAATCGGCGGTCCTGTTGGCGGGCCTGCACGCGCCTGGCGAGACCCGCGTGATCGAAACCGCCGCGAGCCGCGACCATACCGAGCGCATGATCCGCGCGTTCGGCGGCGATGTGCGTGTCGAGCCGCGTGACGACGGGGCCTTTGTCATTACGGTCACCGGGCAGCCGGAGCTGACGCCGACAGCTATCGCGGTGCCGGGCGATCCCTCTTCGGCGGCGTTTCCGCTGGTGGCCGCGGCGCTCTTGCCCGGCGCTGAGGTGACGGTTACCGGTGTCGGCGTCAATCAGCTGCGTAAGGGGCTGATCGTGACACTCCAGGAAATGGGCGCCGATCTGATCTTGGAGAATCAGCGCGAGGAAGGCGGCGAACCGGTCGCCGATGTTCGGATCAAGGGCGGCGACCTTGCCGGCGTCGAGGTGCCTGCCGAACGCGCGCCGACCATGATCGACGAATACCCGATCCTGGCGGTTGCCGCGTCAGCCGCGCGGGGCCGAACCGTCATGCGCGGTCTTGAGGAGCTGCGGATCAAGGAAAGCGACCGTCTGGCCACCATGGCGACCGGATTGAAGGCCGCCGGTGTCGTCGTCGAGGAACTTGAGGACGGGTTGATCATCGATGGCTGCGCCGGCCGGGTGCCCGGCGGCAACAACAAGCCGATCGCGACCCATCTGGACCATCGCATCGCCATGAGTTTCCTGATCCTGGGGCTTGCCGCCGAGCGGCCGGTAACCATCGACGACCCGGCACCGATCGCGACCAGCTTCCCCGACTTTCTGGACCTAATGACCGGGTTGGGCGCGCGGTTCGAACAGTGA
- a CDS encoding integration host factor subunit beta — MTKSELIARLSERYPHLYQRDVERIVNTVFDEISGALSRGDRVELRGFGSFSVRKRNARIGRNPRTGETVSVAEKFLPFFKTGKELRERLNKASSDA; from the coding sequence ATGACCAAATCAGAACTGATCGCGCGCTTGTCGGAACGCTATCCGCATCTATATCAGCGCGATGTCGAGCGTATCGTGAATACCGTTTTCGATGAGATCTCGGGCGCCCTGTCGCGCGGTGATAGGGTCGAATTGCGCGGTTTTGGCTCATTTTCCGTGCGCAAGCGCAATGCCCGCATCGGCCGCAATCCGCGCACCGGCGAGACCGTCAGTGTCGCTGAGAAGTTCCTGCCGTTCTTCAAGACGGGCAAGGAGTTGCGGGAGCGCCTGAACA
- the rpsA gene encoding 30S ribosomal protein S1: protein MANTDVVEGADVPATEENFEELFNEFLDRVDIMEGSVVRGKVVDITNDAALIDVGLKAEGRIPLREFTPPGGKPDINVGDEVEVFIERMENRNGEAVLSREKARREESWNQLEIAFNESDRVKGYIVSRVKGGFTVDLGGALAFLPGSQVDIRPVRDIAPLMGDEHEFRILKMDRRRGNIVVSRRSVLEDQRAGQRAELIAGLTEGQVLEGVVKNITDYGAFVDLGGVDGLLHVTDISWRRINHPTEALSIGQTVKVQVIRFNPETQRISLGMKQLEADPWEGVAAKYPVGARYTGRVTNITDYGAFVELEPGIEGLVHVSEMSWTKKNVHPGKIISTSQEVEVEILDVDEDKRRISLGIKQTMENPWEHFAESHPVESEVEGEVKNITEFGLFVDLGDDLDGMVHMSDISWEKSGEEAIQDFKKGDQVRAKVLDIDTEKERISLGIKQLGSDPMSEAMSGLKRGSIVTCKVTRIMENGIEVLVNDAVQGFIRKGDLSRERSEQRPDRFAAGDRVDAKITSVDKATRKLGLTIKGLEIDEEKKAMKEYGSADSGATLGDILGAALSAKEASGAGEPETPSEPEPEASDAEPEAEAEAATDGDAAEADAEPAAEEAAEGDDEAKKDA from the coding sequence ATGGCGAATACCGACGTCGTTGAGGGCGCTGACGTGCCCGCAACCGAAGAGAATTTTGAGGAGCTGTTCAACGAGTTCCTCGACCGGGTCGATATCATGGAAGGCTCGGTGGTCAGGGGTAAGGTGGTCGACATCACGAACGACGCCGCCCTGATCGATGTGGGATTGAAGGCCGAGGGCCGCATTCCCTTGCGCGAGTTCACGCCGCCCGGCGGCAAGCCGGATATCAATGTGGGCGACGAGGTCGAGGTTTTCATCGAGCGGATGGAAAACCGTAACGGTGAAGCCGTTCTGTCGCGCGAGAAAGCACGCCGCGAAGAATCGTGGAACCAGCTGGAAATCGCCTTCAACGAAAGCGACCGCGTCAAAGGCTATATTGTCAGCCGGGTCAAGGGCGGTTTCACCGTCGACCTGGGCGGCGCCCTGGCGTTCCTGCCGGGCAGCCAGGTCGATATCCGCCCGGTGCGCGATATCGCGCCCCTGATGGGCGACGAGCACGAGTTCAGGATTCTGAAGATGGACCGCCGGCGCGGCAACATCGTCGTCTCGCGGCGCTCGGTCCTGGAAGATCAGCGTGCCGGCCAGCGTGCCGAGCTGATCGCCGGCCTGACCGAAGGCCAGGTGCTGGAAGGCGTGGTCAAGAACATCACCGACTACGGTGCCTTCGTCGATCTGGGCGGTGTTGACGGCCTGCTGCACGTCACCGACATCTCGTGGCGGCGCATCAACCATCCGACCGAGGCGCTCAGCATCGGCCAGACCGTCAAGGTCCAGGTCATCCGCTTCAATCCTGAGACTCAGCGCATCAGCCTGGGCATGAAGCAGCTTGAGGCCGATCCGTGGGAAGGTGTCGCCGCCAAGTATCCGGTCGGCGCGCGCTACACGGGCCGGGTCACCAACATCACCGACTACGGCGCCTTCGTGGAGCTGGAGCCCGGGATCGAGGGCCTGGTTCACGTGTCGGAGATGAGCTGGACGAAGAAGAACGTCCATCCGGGCAAGATTATCTCGACCAGTCAGGAAGTCGAAGTCGAGATCCTGGACGTCGACGAGGACAAGCGGCGCATCAGCCTGGGCATCAAGCAGACCATGGAGAACCCGTGGGAGCACTTTGCCGAGAGCCATCCGGTCGAGAGCGAGGTCGAGGGCGAGGTCAAGAACATCACCGAGTTCGGCCTGTTCGTCGATCTGGGCGACGATCTGGACGGCATGGTCCACATGTCCGACATCTCCTGGGAGAAGTCGGGCGAGGAAGCCATCCAGGACTTCAAGAAGGGCGACCAGGTGCGCGCCAAGGTGCTCGACATCGACACCGAAAAGGAGCGCATCAGCCTGGGCATCAAGCAGCTCGGCTCCGACCCGATGTCGGAGGCCATGAGCGGCCTGAAGCGTGGTTCGATCGTCACCTGTAAGGTGACGCGGATCATGGAGAACGGCATCGAGGTTCTGGTCAACGACGCCGTTCAGGGCTTCATCCGCAAGGGCGATCTGTCGCGCGAGCGCAGCGAACAGCGGCCCGACCGCTTTGCTGCCGGCGACCGGGTCGATGCCAAGATCACCTCGGTCGATAAGGCGACGCGCAAGCTGGGCCTGACCATCAAGGGCCTTGAGATCGACGAGGAGAAGAAGGCGATGAAGGAGTATGGCTCCGCCGACAGCGGTGCCACACTGGGCGATATTCTTGGCGCGGCGTTGTCGGCCAAGGAAGCGTCGGGTGCCGGCGAGCCCGAGACCCCGTCCGAGCCGGAGCCGGAAGCCAGCGACGCCGAGCCTGAAGCCGAAGCGGAAGCGGCGACCGATGGTGACGCCGCCGAGGCCGATGCGGAACCCGCCGCCGAAGAAGCCGCGGAGGGTGACGACGAGGCCAAGAAGGACGCCTGA
- a CDS encoding TIGR02300 family protein: MAKPEWGTKRVCQSCGAKFYDMLRDPIVCPKCETVFEPEVKQRKTRAPKAAAAVAAAAPEAAKKEEATGDVEGLEIEAVDDIEDDDDDNDANLLGDDDDDDDNLDDVGIGGGNASEEEDDT; this comes from the coding sequence GTGGCGAAACCTGAATGGGGAACCAAACGTGTGTGCCAGAGTTGTGGCGCAAAGTTCTACGACATGTTGCGCGACCCGATCGTCTGCCCGAAATGCGAGACCGTGTTCGAGCCGGAGGTCAAACAGCGCAAGACCCGGGCACCCAAGGCAGCAGCGGCGGTCGCCGCCGCCGCGCCGGAAGCGGCCAAGAAGGAGGAGGCGACCGGGGACGTCGAGGGTCTGGAGATCGAGGCGGTCGACGACATCGAGGATGATGACGACGACAACGATGCCAATCTGCTGGGCGACGACGACGATGACGACGATAACCTCGACGATGTCGGCATTG
- the cmk gene encoding (d)CMP kinase, whose product MTAPLVIAIDGPTAAGKGTLARGLAERLGLRHLDSGMLYRATAARLLAAGGDPGDAAAAAACARDLDAGDLDRDNLRQEVVGKAASQVAAYPDVRQALLAFQRVFAAELPGAVIDGRDIGTVVCSDATVKFFVTADQLSRVERRYLELKQRDASVDRDQVAADLAARDRQDTERATAPLRQAEDAILLDTSQMDADQALEAALTLVDQQLNP is encoded by the coding sequence GTGACGGCGCCGCTCGTCATCGCGATTGACGGCCCGACGGCTGCCGGCAAGGGGACGTTGGCGCGCGGCCTTGCCGAACGCTTGGGCCTCAGGCACCTGGATAGCGGCATGCTCTACCGCGCGACGGCTGCGAGGCTCTTGGCGGCGGGCGGCGATCCCGGCGATGCCGCTGCTGCGGCGGCGTGCGCGCGCGATCTCGATGCCGGCGATCTCGACCGCGATAACCTCCGCCAGGAGGTAGTCGGCAAGGCGGCTTCTCAAGTCGCGGCCTATCCCGATGTCCGCCAGGCGCTGCTGGCGTTTCAGCGCGTTTTTGCCGCCGAGCTACCCGGGGCCGTCATCGACGGGCGCGATATCGGCACCGTCGTCTGCTCGGACGCGACGGTGAAGTTCTTTGTGACCGCCGACCAGCTGTCCCGCGTCGAACGGCGCTATCTTGAGCTCAAGCAGCGCGATGCGAGCGTCGACCGCGACCAGGTGGCCGCCGATCTCGCCGCTCGCGACCGCCAGGACACGGAGCGGGCGACGGCGCCTTTGCGCCAGGCCGAGGATGCGATCCTGCTCGATACCTCCCAAATGGACGCCGATCAGGCGCTGGAGGCCGCGTTAACCCTTGTCGATCAACAGTTGAACCCGTAG